The DNA window CTGTCGAAGAACTCTCGGCGGTGGGGCGGGGGGCGCTCCGCCCCGTCGTGACTCCGCCGACCTTCGTCGTCCCCGAGCTCCTGGTCGCCGAAACCGAATCGTACCTTGCCCGGCGGCGGGAGCCGCCGCCGAAGGTCGACTGGACCGTCCCGCCGGAGCCGCAGCGGGCGGGCTCCGAGGTGGCTATGCCGCCCGATGTCGCGGCATGGCTGGACGACTTGGACCGGCTGGCCGAGGCGAGTAGGGTGCGGCCGCTGTCGGAGGTCGTTCCCAGGGGGAGCGCGGCGGAGAGCTTCCTGAGGGCCAGCCTGCTCCCCCTGCTTGGGGAGGCGATCGGCGGCGAGGGGGTCGCGGGGCGGATCGGCGCGCTGCCTCTTGCGATGACCCTCGAGGGCGACGGTTTCCCCGCGCCCGCCCCCTGGCCCCTCTCCGCGCTCACCCCCGGGACGATCGGCCCTCCGGGGAACGGACCCTCCGATGGATGAAGCCGCCCGCATCTGCGCGCGACTTCTCGTCGCCGGGGCCGTTCGAAGGCAGGAGATCCCCGACCTGGATCATCCGGAGGTCCGTGCCGACGTCGAGCTGCGGCTTTCTCAATGCGGCCTCTCCCTGGCCACCAGCGCCTATAGCGACCACGTCGGTTTGAGACTCTCCTCCGAAGTGGCCGACGCGACGGTCCTCGACGCCGCTTCGAATCGGGGGCTCGGGGCGGACGCGTGCGCCCTGCTTACCGTCCTTTGGGCCCGGTTGGCGCTCCAGCGCCGCACGGCCGAGGATTCCCGGATGACCCCCGACTTGCAAGCCCCGCTCCTTCCCGAGGACCGCCGCGAGGCCGCCCGGCTCTTCACTCCCTTCGTGCGCTTCGAGACTCTGGCCCGGGAGTTCGGGTCGCAGCTCGGCGGGCGCACCCGGATGAAATCGATCCTGGGTCGGCTGCGCCGGCTCGGTTTCGTGTCGTATCGACGGCTCGATCAGATCGAGGCGGGCCCTCTCCTGGAGCTCGCCATCGACGGAGAGAAAATGGTGGCTTTCATCCGGTCCCGGGTGTTGAGCAGGCTGCTGGAGGAACCCCCGGCCGGGGAGGAGACGGCTCCTCTCGATCAGGCCCTCGAAGATCGGGTCATGGGGGTCCTCGCGGCGGCCGAGGAGCCGTGCGGGATCGCAGAGATCGAGCGGCGCAGCGGGATCCCGAGGCGGCGGCTCGGGAAGATCCTCAAGGTCCTCCGGGAGGACGGGAAGATCGAGATGATCGATGCCCGGGGTCAGGCCCGGTACCGCCCGGCCGCCCCGGAGGAGGACTGATGTTCCGGTTCCTGGAACTCGAGCTCCACGGCTGGGACTTCTGGCCGTCTCTCCGGGTACCCCTCGACGCGGACATCGTGGTTCTTTCCGGTCCGAACGGATCCGGGAAGACGACGCTGCTCGACGCCGTGAGGCAGATCCTTAACGCTCCGCGCTTAAGCCACGGCCGCCGCCTCGCGCATTACTTGAGGCGCCCCAATCAACCGGTCCTGCTCCGCGCCGTGGTCAGCAACCGTCCCGACGAAAAAGGGCGGCGCCCCTTCGATCGGAACCGCGTGTTTTCCGACGAAGCCACGCTGGCGTGCGCCCTGGTTCCGGACGGCGGCTCGCCCGAGAAACGATACGCCGTCCTCCCCGGCCGCGTCCCCCCGCAGGAGCTGCAGGGACGGCTCCTCGAAGGACGAGACTGGCTCAAGCCGGAGGAGTACCGTCGCGTCCTGGACTACGCCGGCGTGAGCCGAAGCCTGATGCACATCCTCGCCATCGAGCAGGGGAGGGCCGACGAGCTGTCCCGACAGGATCCGCGCAAGCTCTTCCGCTGGGTCATGGAGGCCCGGGGCTCCCAGCAGGTCCTCGACCGCTACAACGGGGCGAGGCGCCGGTACGAGGACTCCGCCCGCGAGGTCGACCGCCAGCGCCTTCAGCTCTCGAGCCGTCAGGGAGACCTGGCGGCCCTGGAACGGAAGGTCCGGCGCCTCGACGAATACGTCGAGAAGCGCACCCGGGTCGAGGACGCCGAGCGCTTGGTGACGGCGGCCCGCCTTCAGACCCTTCTTGTCGAGTTGCGCAGCGTCGACGGGAAGATTCCGGGGCTTCGGACCATGCTCGCCAACCTGGCCACGACCGTCGATCGTCTCACGCGCGAAATCGGGGACGAGGAAGGCGATCTGGGCAGGATTCGGGAGGGGACGCGCGTTCGGAAGCTTCGGGCGGAAGAGGCCACCGCCGCGTGCGACGACGCGGTGGGACGGCACGCCGTCCTCAAAAACGAGGTCGAGTCGCTCCGCGTGAAGGCTAAGGAGCTGGAAACCCTTCCCGCGGAAGATGTCGAGGCCTTAAAGGCGTCGCTGGGGCGGGTCCGGGAGGAAGCCTTCTCCGCAGCGAGCCGGTACGACGGTCTCCTGCGCGACCTCCGGGACGTGGAGGATCGCCTCGTCGACCTCGAGAGAGGGGTCCCCCGGTTCCCTGCGGAGGTGGAGCGGATGATCAAGGCGCTGGCCGCGGCCGGAATCGAGGCGGTCCTGGCGGCCCCGCGGGTGGAGGTCACCGAGGAGCTCTGGGCGCCGGCGATCGAATCGGCCCTCGGGCCGCTGCGGCTGGCGATCTGCGTACGGCGCGAGGACGAACGCCGCGCCGCCGAACTGGCCCGCGAGCACGGCTTCTCCGGGCCGATCGTCTGCGAGACGACCGGGGAGGCGCGCACCGAGGGCCCGCTCCGGATCGAATCCGGATCGCCGTCGTGGCTCGTCCCCTGGGCCCGGAGTCTGACCCTGGCGCGCGAGGACCACCCGCCCGAGGGCGACCTCGTCCTTCTCCCGGACGGGATGCGCCGGGACCGACATGGAGTCTGGGTCTCCCGGGCCGCCGATCGTGTCCTCGGCGGCAGCGCGGTGCGCGACCAGCTTGCCGCCGCCCGTTCCGAATGCGGGAGGCTCCGGGACGAGCTGGGACGCGCCGCAAGCGGAAAGGAAGATGCCTCCGCCCGGGTCCAAGAACTCGACGAGAGGTTGACGACTCAGCAGCGCCGAGTCGAGTGGGCGGCGGCGGTCGCATCGCTGCCGGAGGT is part of the Candidatus Deferrimicrobiaceae bacterium genome and encodes:
- a CDS encoding AAA family ATPase gives rise to the protein MFRFLELELHGWDFWPSLRVPLDADIVVLSGPNGSGKTTLLDAVRQILNAPRLSHGRRLAHYLRRPNQPVLLRAVVSNRPDEKGRRPFDRNRVFSDEATLACALVPDGGSPEKRYAVLPGRVPPQELQGRLLEGRDWLKPEEYRRVLDYAGVSRSLMHILAIEQGRADELSRQDPRKLFRWVMEARGSQQVLDRYNGARRRYEDSAREVDRQRLQLSSRQGDLAALERKVRRLDEYVEKRTRVEDAERLVTAARLQTLLVELRSVDGKIPGLRTMLANLATTVDRLTREIGDEEGDLGRIREGTRVRKLRAEEATAACDDAVGRHAVLKNEVESLRVKAKELETLPAEDVEALKASLGRVREEAFSAASRYDGLLRDLRDVEDRLVDLERGVPRFPAEVERMIKALAAAGIEAVLAAPRVEVTEELWAPAIESALGPLRLAICVRREDERRAAELAREHGFSGPIVCETTGEARTEGPLRIESGSPSWLVPWARSLTLAREDHPPEGDLVLLPDGMRRDRHGVWVSRAADRVLGGSAVRDQLAAARSECGRLRDELGRAASGKEDASARVQELDERLTTQQRRVEWAAAVASLPEVEGRLADALEEVSRQKNDREEALADWQEAERTADSAGHSLTRRRDDLAAREKELEGTRAALGENERRRAGIEPEIEALSRELDPVLVSRAGAGELSTPEMAERDLRQARESLARFEAEGPIPEESVRDERKVLLRNVEELESHVRDRQEEADSAALELSRCRADYLEVVRSTLHDYARRARALAEMAAARLEVELPRLENDERSIDEAGIVVRIGFDGKPPVEISDTSHSGGQQVVTGLILLMAMAETEGESCFIIDEPFAHLSLDRVDDVGKFLRRSGSQFLITVPTTLDRGQLDPASLLIVLKKKASGEPFAPRPLVARE